The window GGAGATGGGCATTTGAATAAAATTCTGAGCGAAGGATGAGATCGCGATAGAAACTACTATCAATACGGAGAGAATAATTTTTTTCATCTGATGTAAATTGGCAGGTTGGAAAACAAATGTAGTGAATAATTCCAGATTATGCTACCAGCTTCCGGCTTCCGGCTTCCGGCTTCCGGCTTGCGGTCGCGAGGCCAAGTATCTTGCCTCGCTAAGAACTTTCGCTCGCGATGGGGAGCGACGCCTCCCTCACTACCGGCTACCAACCAATGACTGATTTATATTATTCGCCACAAATATTAAACTATAAACCTTGAAACTGAACTTTAAACTTTGAACCTTAAACTTTAAACTTTGAACCTTAAACTTTAAACCTTAAACTTTGAGTCGTATAGCATTTCGTGATTCTTTTTCAAAGTTTAACCGGCTATTTACAAAGCGGATAATACCATTTACAAAGCCAAGTGACCGCTGGTGAAGAGTTCTATACGGTAGCCTTGTGGCTGACCTACCTTTGACTTGTCAATCAACGATAACAACATCTAAAAAAATAAAAAAACAAACATCATGAAAAAGTCAATCAACAAACTCAGCTTAAACAAAAGCACGATCTCTAATCTCAGCCATTCCGATCTGAGTAACATCAATGGCGGAGCGAAATCAAACGGATGTTTACCACCCACTTTTGCTTGTCCTTCAAAATGGAGTTGCGCATCTGTTCATGTTTGCCCGACGCTCATAAAATAAATGTTATCTACAGATCTAAAAATAATTATATCATGAAAAAGACAATCAACAAACTCAGCTTAAATAAAAGTACTATCTCTAATCTCAGCCATAGTGCCCTTGATCAAATCAATGGTGGTGCTAAAACAGCCAAATGCATTCCTAATCTTACTAACCCTTGTGGCACATTGGCTTGTTCAGCAGGATGTCCAACCGGAATTGGTTGCCCAAGCATGATGTGCACTATTAAAAAATAAAAAAACTTTCGAAGTGGGCCCGTAAGTCCTCTTCTCTATAATAATGTGCTTTTTCAGGGAAATCCGTTGAGGGTTTCCCTTTTTTGTTGCTTGATGAACTTAAGTTGCTTTGGTAATATGAGGTTCTGAGAATCGGCAAACCTTCAAAAAATTGACTTTAAATTATTCGGTTCTAATCGGATTGAGTAGGCATTGAGTGTTGTGGTGCGGAAGTCAAAGAAGTACGAAATGTGATTCTATTACAAGGATTGCAACGGCTATTTACAAAGCGTATCCTACCATTTACAAAGCCAAACGACCGTTGGTGAAGAGTTCTATACGGTCCCCTTGTGGCTGACCTACCTTTGACTTGTCAATCAACGATAACAACATCTAAAAAAATAAAAAACAACATTATGAAAAAGCACATCAACAAACTCAACTTAAACAAAATGACCATCTCTAACCTGTATGCCGCTGAAATGAATCAGATGGTAGGTGGCGGAAAAGGATCGGCACCTGCTATCTGCATGCCTCCACTAACAAAAGGTTGTCCTTCTGGTGCTCCGGCTACCTGCTCTGCCTGTAACTGCACTGTTGTAAAATAATCCACAAGTAATTTATGAACCCGTAAGTTCATTTAAATCTCCAACAAATAAAAATTTATCATCATGAAAAAGTCAATCAACAAACTCAGCTTAAACAAAACAACTATCTCTAATCTCAGCCATTCCGATCTGGGTAACATCAATGGTGGAGCGAAATCAAACGGATGTTTACCACCCACTTTTGCTTGTCCTTCAAAATGGAGTTGCGCTTCTGTTCATGTTTGCCCGACGCTCATAAAATAAATGTTATTTACTTATCTAAATATAATTGTATCATGAAAAAGCACATCAACAAACTCAGCTTAAATAAAAGCACTATCGCTAATCTTAGTGACTCCGATTTAGGCAATATCAATGGAGGTGTTGCTTCAAAAGGATGTCAACCTCAATCTTTCTATTGTCCTACAAATTCGAGCTGCACTTTTATGAATACTTGTGGACCCCGCACATTAAAATAATCAGCAATCCTATTTCAGAGAAAGCTGTGAGGAATTCCTTTTTTTGTTGGTTAGATTTGAAATATAAACTTCAGGTAAAACCACTTCCTACGGATCTGGATAAAGACCTTGGAATTCCTACTGAGAAAACGGGCGTGTTTACACTTTTGAGGTAATAGAGCATACAACCTTTCGATTCAAAGCATGCAAATATCCTTCGTTTCGCCATTATTAACAGGGGTTGATATTCCGTATGAAAAGATTGTATTCTTTATTAAAATGAATAGTGTGAAAAATATTTTGATGGGCCGCAGATTTGTTATGATTGTTATGATTTGTTATGATAGATCGTTTCGAACGTTGCTCAACCGCTGCGATCGTGGCGTTTACAGAACAAGTAAGATGGAAATTTCGTTTGTGAAATCCAAGATTCAGACCTTGTACAATTTACGTTTCTATATAAGAAAACAACTTTATAATTTCACCCGGATATTTAACAACCAATAGCTACAATACATTCATTGGGGAAATTCCTTCACTGTTTGCCGGCAAGTTACTTCAAAATAAAATCCCCAACATTATTCAAATAATTCTGAATTCCCATAATTGTTTGAATTGAACCATGATCCGCGCCCGGAATGCGATGTGCTTCCTTATAAATACCGATATAATGGTCGTACACCACCTGTCCGTGCGTATCCACATTTAAGAAATCATCTGCTTCTCCGTGAATCCAGAAAAAAGGCTGATCCACACGCCGGATTTCTTCCGCATTGTTCAACGTGAAACTCGTAAAAAATGCTCCGGGTAACGCGAGACCGGTGCCATCCTGAATCATCACTTCCGGAGAAGCAAAGGGCGCTTCCAGAAGTATTTTAGAAGGCTTGAGAGAATAATGATGTGCACACATCTTCGTAGCAGGTGCGCAGCCTAAACT of the Bacteroidota bacterium genome contains:
- a CDS encoding class I lanthipeptide — encoded protein: MKKHINKLSLNKSTIANLSDSDLGNINGGVASKGCQPQSFYCPTNSSCTFMNTCGPRTLK
- a CDS encoding class I lanthipeptide; the protein is MKKTINKLSLNKSTISNLSHSALDQINGGAKTAKCIPNLTNPCGTLACSAGCPTGIGCPSMMCTIKK
- a CDS encoding class I lanthipeptide, translating into MKKSINKLSLNKSTISNLSHSDLSNINGGAKSNGCLPPTFACPSKWSCASVHVCPTLIK
- a CDS encoding class I lanthipeptide; the encoded protein is MKKSINKLSLNKTTISNLSHSDLGNINGGAKSNGCLPPTFACPSKWSCASVHVCPTLIK
- a CDS encoding class I lanthipeptide, giving the protein MKKHINKLNLNKMTISNLYAAEMNQMVGGGKGSAPAICMPPLTKGCPSGAPATCSACNCTVVK